One Nitrospirae bacterium YQR-1 DNA window includes the following coding sequences:
- the rfaE2 gene encoding D-glycero-beta-D-manno-heptose 1-phosphate adenylyltransferase codes for MTPVSKEKVLGLAQLSRRVSGLKAEGKKIVFTNGCFDIIHAGHTRYLTQAAALGDVLIVALNSDSSVGRLKPGRPIISENERAEVLSNLTMVDYVVVFNEDTPWETINVLRPDVLVKGGDWKIQEIVGSDLVPEVHSLPYVDGRSTTEIINKILRLRS; via the coding sequence ATGACACCGGTGTCCAAAGAAAAGGTGTTGGGGCTTGCACAGTTAAGCCGCCGTGTTTCCGGCCTGAAGGCCGAAGGTAAGAAAATAGTGTTTACAAACGGCTGCTTTGACATTATTCATGCCGGCCACACAAGGTACTTAACACAGGCCGCAGCCCTGGGGGATGTCCTAATAGTTGCACTTAATTCAGACTCCTCAGTCGGAAGGCTTAAGCCGGGAAGACCTATCATCTCTGAAAATGAACGCGCTGAGGTGCTCTCTAATCTTACAATGGTTGACTACGTGGTGGTTTTTAACGAGGATACCCCCTGGGAGACTATCAACGTCCTTCGCCCCGATGTGCTCGTTAAAGGCGGCGATTGGAAAATACAAGAAATCGTGGGCTCAGACCTTGTGCCTGAAGTCCACAGCCTGCCCTATGTTGACGGAAGATCCACCACGGAAATTATAAATAAAATTTTAAGACTCCGCTCTTAA
- the kdsB gene encoding 3-deoxy-manno-octulosonate cytidylyltransferase, with translation MTKAAVIVPARYGSTRFPGKPLALINGKPMIEHVWLRAKTARLADAVFVATDNTDIFNTVEGFGGVAVMTSESCACGTDRIAEAVRDLPFTVVVNVQGDEPLIEPAMIDAVIELMHDDRASMGTLKKKITDTCELFDPNIVKVVTDCEDFALYFSRSTIPYLRDVFDGKLPLINMDDINPAGIQYFKHIGIYSYKKDVLIRLSELPESVLERAEKLEQLRALANGYKIKVGETAFNTIAVDHPEDTGKVERWLNTYS, from the coding sequence ATGACAAAAGCTGCTGTTATTGTACCGGCGCGGTACGGCTCAACGAGGTTTCCGGGCAAGCCACTGGCGCTGATAAACGGTAAACCCATGATTGAACACGTATGGCTGCGGGCAAAAACGGCACGCCTTGCGGATGCGGTTTTTGTGGCCACAGACAACACAGACATATTTAACACTGTGGAGGGTTTTGGTGGTGTTGCCGTTATGACAAGTGAGTCTTGTGCCTGTGGCACGGACAGGATTGCCGAGGCGGTGCGAGACTTGCCCTTTACCGTGGTTGTAAATGTACAGGGGGATGAGCCGCTCATTGAGCCCGCTATGATTGACGCTGTAATTGAGCTAATGCACGATGACAGAGCTTCAATGGGAACACTGAAAAAGAAAATAACAGACACCTGCGAACTATTTGATCCAAACATCGTTAAGGTTGTCACAGACTGCGAGGATTTTGCACTTTATTTTTCGAGATCAACGATTCCTTATCTTAGAGATGTGTTTGACGGTAAATTACCACTTATTAACATGGATGATATAAACCCTGCGGGGATACAATATTTTAAGCATATCGGAATATACAGTTATAAAAAAGACGTCCTCATCAGGCTTTCAGAACTGCCTGAGAGTGTTTTAGAGAGGGCGGAAAAGCTGGAGCAATTACGGGCTCTTGCTAACGGTTATAAAATCAAAGTCGGTGAAACCGCCTTTAACACTATAGCGGTGGACCATCCTGAGGATACAGGGAAGGTGGAGAGATGGCTAAATACATATTCCTGA
- a CDS encoding AAA family ATPase — translation MGKVISISNQKGGVGKTTTAINLAASMGLAGKDILIVDTDPQCNSTSGLGIDRKNLVKTLYDVYTSKHKIEDIIITTPYDHLFLAPSSIDLLAVELEMVNRDRREWLLSDALIPLRDRYQYIFIDCPPSLGLITLNSLVAAGSVIVPVQCEYYALEGLTMLMRTINLVKRSFNPSLSIEGILLTMFDARNSLSSAVAKEVKAHFGQKVYTTIIPRNVTLGESPGHGKPALYYDVRSRGAQTYLMLAREILGDMQPQNKVSL, via the coding sequence GTGGGGAAAGTAATATCAATTTCAAATCAGAAAGGCGGAGTGGGCAAAACTACGACCGCAATAAATCTGGCCGCCTCAATGGGGTTGGCCGGTAAGGATATTTTAATAGTGGATACCGACCCGCAGTGTAATTCAACAAGCGGATTAGGTATTGACAGGAAAAACCTTGTCAAAACACTCTATGATGTTTACACATCAAAGCATAAGATAGAAGACATCATCATCACAACCCCGTATGACCATTTGTTTTTGGCCCCTTCCTCAATAGACCTGCTGGCCGTGGAGCTGGAGATGGTTAACCGTGACCGCCGTGAGTGGCTGCTCTCAGATGCGCTTATACCCCTAAGGGACCGCTACCAGTATATTTTCATAGACTGCCCGCCCTCACTTGGGCTTATAACTTTAAACTCCCTGGTGGCCGCCGGCTCTGTAATAGTGCCGGTTCAGTGTGAGTACTACGCACTTGAGGGACTCACCATGCTTATGAGAACCATTAATCTTGTTAAACGGTCTTTTAATCCGTCACTTTCTATAGAGGGAATCCTGCTGACTATGTTTGACGCCAGAAACTCTCTGTCATCGGCGGTGGCAAAAGAGGTGAAAGCTCATTTTGGGCAGAAAGTCTATACAACAATTATTCCGAGAAATGTAACCCTTGGTGAATCTCCCGGGCACGGCAAGCCGGCCTTGTACTATGATGTTCGTTCAAGAGGCGCACAGACTTACCTTATGCTGGCAAGAGAAATTCTCGGTGATATGCAGCCGCAAAATAAAGTGAGCTTATGA
- a CDS encoding ParB/RepB/Spo0J family partition protein, whose product MKKALGRGLDALIPVEGEEIHQIEIEKIFPNPSQPRKHFSDESLNQLATSITQQGIIQPIIVSRAGDGTFTVVAGERRWRAAAISGIRKIPCIIRDESSEESFEISLIENIQREELNPIETAAAFLRIIDEQGLTQEELSQKIGKQRATVANYLRLLSLPEEIKSFVISGALSMGHAKAILSLTEQPAQLEAAHTVVKNALSVRETENLCKKLSTATTTNVKKPEPPKKDPHIAGVEDELIRSLGTKVRIHHNGKTGRIEIDYYSMDDLNRIIDILRV is encoded by the coding sequence ATGAAAAAAGCCCTGGGAAGAGGACTGGATGCACTGATTCCTGTTGAGGGCGAGGAAATCCACCAGATTGAGATTGAAAAAATCTTTCCAAACCCGTCTCAACCCCGTAAGCATTTTTCAGATGAATCGTTAAATCAGCTGGCTACATCGATAACTCAGCAGGGAATAATTCAACCCATCATAGTATCCAGAGCGGGGGACGGCACTTTCACCGTGGTGGCAGGCGAGCGCCGCTGGAGGGCCGCTGCAATTTCAGGCATCAGGAAAATCCCCTGCATCATTCGTGACGAGAGCTCTGAGGAGTCATTTGAGATCTCACTTATAGAAAACATCCAGCGGGAGGAGTTAAACCCTATAGAGACTGCGGCGGCATTTCTCAGAATCATAGATGAGCAGGGGTTAACCCAGGAGGAGCTTTCTCAAAAAATCGGCAAGCAACGGGCCACTGTGGCAAACTATCTGAGGCTTCTCAGCCTGCCGGAGGAGATAAAGTCTTTTGTAATATCCGGGGCGCTTTCCATGGGACATGCCAAGGCGATTCTCTCTCTTACGGAACAGCCCGCCCAACTGGAGGCGGCTCACACTGTGGTTAAAAATGCGCTCAGTGTGCGCGAAACGGAAAACCTCTGTAAAAAACTCTCCACCGCCACAACAACCAACGTAAAAAAACCGGAACCTCCTAAGAAGGACCCGCATATCGCAGGCGTTGAGGATGAACTGATTCGCTCCCTGGGCACTAAAGTCAGAATCCATCATAACGGTAAAACCGGACGTATTGAGATAGATTATTATTCAATGGATGACCTTAACAGGATTATTGATATACTGAGAGTATGA
- a CDS encoding DUF202 domain-containing protein, with product MEEKKTNEFSHILQHLSNERTFLSWIRTSISIMAFGFVIEKFGLFLLKSMDILNAASLKAAEVEEIEKYSTSIGKMLIVFGVVLSLFCFIRYKKIEKQICIERFILSPILDIILTLCVMSIGILFLVHMRHTF from the coding sequence ATGGAAGAAAAAAAAACTAATGAATTCAGCCATATACTTCAGCATCTTTCAAATGAGAGAACGTTTCTTTCGTGGATACGGACGAGCATTTCAATTATGGCATTTGGATTTGTAATCGAGAAGTTCGGCCTGTTTTTACTTAAATCAATGGATATTCTGAATGCAGCTTCCCTAAAGGCTGCAGAGGTAGAGGAGATAGAGAAGTATTCCACCTCAATTGGTAAGATGTTGATAGTGTTTGGAGTGGTGTTAAGTTTATTTTGCTTTATCCGGTATAAGAAAATCGAAAAGCAGATTTGCATTGAAAGGTTCATTTTGTCGCCGATTCTGGATATAATTCTAACGCTCTGTGTTATGTCTATCGGCATACTGTTTCTTGTGCACATGAGGCATACTTTTTAA
- the pyrF gene encoding orotidine-5'-phosphate decarboxylase: MTQELINKLCVALDVDTSSAAMELVSKLKNYAGYFKVGFQLFTSEGPQIVKAIIAEGGKVFLDLKFHDIPNTAAKASIEAMNSGAAIFNLHASGGFEMMSAVSNALNTESAQRNIQKPVVLAVTVLTSLNGKILNDELRVPGDVQTHVLHLSRLAKEAGLDGVVASAREIKPVREACGNGFIILTPGIRPAWSATDDQKRFMTPKEAISSGADIIVIGRPIISAKNPVDAAKKVLDEIHY; the protein is encoded by the coding sequence ATGACACAGGAATTAATAAATAAATTATGTGTGGCTCTGGATGTTGACACCTCCAGCGCTGCTATGGAGCTTGTAAGCAAGTTAAAAAACTATGCCGGTTACTTTAAGGTCGGTTTTCAATTATTTACAAGTGAGGGGCCCCAAATAGTAAAAGCCATTATAGCGGAGGGCGGGAAAGTCTTTCTGGATTTAAAATTCCACGACATACCAAACACTGCGGCTAAGGCCTCAATTGAGGCAATGAATTCAGGAGCCGCAATCTTTAACCTTCATGCCTCCGGCGGTTTTGAAATGATGAGCGCCGTCTCAAACGCTTTAAATACAGAATCGGCGCAACGCAACATTCAAAAACCGGTTGTATTGGCTGTCACCGTGCTTACAAGCCTAAACGGCAAGATTTTAAACGATGAGCTGAGAGTGCCTGGGGATGTACAAACACATGTGCTTCATTTAAGCAGACTTGCTAAAGAAGCAGGACTGGATGGAGTCGTTGCCTCCGCCCGTGAAATAAAACCTGTAAGAGAAGCCTGTGGCAATGGCTTTATAATTCTCACCCCCGGAATAAGGCCTGCATGGTCGGCCACTGACGATCAAAAACGTTTTATGACCCCAAAAGAGGCCATATCCTCAGGGGCCGATATTATTGTAATAGGCAGACCCATAATTTCAGCCAAAAACCCTGTTGACGCCGCTAAAAAGGTGCTGGATGAGATTCACTACTAA
- a CDS encoding KpsF/GutQ family sugar-phosphate isomerase: protein MISESKIIETARGVLYEEAQAILGLMDKLDSRFIAAVDLIFESRGKAVLTGMGKSGLIGKKISATLASTGTPSFFMHPAEAGHGDLGMVTSDDVVIAISNSGETEEILKLIPFFKRFNINLISMTGNINSTLSRESVVNIDITVKEEACPMGFVPTSSTTATLAMGDALAVVLLLKRGFKKEDFAFFHPNGAIGKQLFIKVEDLMHTGDTLPYIKPEAKMTEAVMEISSKRLGVTIVAGDDGKILGIITDGDLRRGIEQWGRGFFDMTAAAVMTKNPLSISADELAVKALSVMETRSITSLVVPDSEGCATGIIHLHDILRKGIV from the coding sequence GTGATTTCAGAGAGTAAAATAATAGAAACCGCCCGGGGAGTACTATATGAGGAGGCGCAGGCCATCCTTGGATTAATGGATAAGCTTGACAGCCGTTTCATTGCGGCTGTGGACCTGATTTTTGAAAGCCGCGGCAAGGCAGTGCTTACAGGAATGGGAAAGTCAGGGCTGATAGGAAAGAAAATATCGGCAACCCTTGCCTCAACCGGCACACCCTCGTTTTTCATGCACCCAGCTGAGGCAGGCCACGGCGACCTTGGCATGGTGACAAGCGACGATGTGGTTATTGCCATATCAAACAGCGGCGAGACTGAAGAGATTCTGAAGCTGATCCCTTTTTTCAAACGATTTAACATAAATCTAATCAGCATGACCGGCAATATAAATTCAACACTTTCAAGAGAGTCTGTGGTAAACATAGATATAACGGTTAAGGAGGAGGCGTGCCCGATGGGGTTTGTGCCGACCTCCTCAACAACTGCGACTCTTGCCATGGGGGATGCCCTTGCCGTGGTGCTGCTGCTTAAGCGCGGATTTAAGAAAGAGGATTTTGCTTTTTTTCATCCTAACGGAGCAATAGGCAAGCAGCTTTTCATAAAAGTGGAAGATTTAATGCACACCGGCGATACGCTTCCGTACATTAAACCCGAGGCTAAGATGACGGAGGCTGTGATGGAAATATCATCTAAGCGGCTGGGGGTAACCATTGTTGCCGGAGATGACGGGAAAATCCTTGGCATAATAACAGACGGAGACCTGAGGCGAGGAATAGAGCAGTGGGGGCGTGGTTTTTTTGATATGACGGCGGCGGCGGTGATGACAAAAAATCCGCTTTCTATCTCTGCCGATGAGCTTGCCGTGAAAGCCCTGTCAGTTATGGAGACTCGTTCAATCACATCCCTGGTTGTGCCTGACTCTGAGGGCTGCGCCACAGGCATCATCCATCTGCATGATATCTTAAGAAAAGGAATTGTGTAA
- a CDS encoding DUF202 domain-containing protein, giving the protein MVDYRVLTEQEKYIERVRQVMDRNFLAWVKTGISIVVFGIISEKFVVFIEGLTAFSSVTERGGISFSRILLTSSVIGSVLLVLGTSVIFMAAIRYKNVNKMVKQGRYTIPNYLTCFITMVGLIISVVLIYNLYKSF; this is encoded by the coding sequence ATGGTAGATTATCGTGTTTTGACGGAGCAGGAAAAATATATAGAACGTGTCCGGCAGGTGATGGACAGAAACTTCCTTGCCTGGGTTAAGACTGGGATTTCCATTGTAGTGTTTGGAATTATCAGTGAGAAGTTTGTTGTTTTCATAGAGGGACTTACAGCGTTTTCATCTGTGACGGAGCGAGGGGGTATATCTTTTTCAAGAATATTGCTAACCTCATCGGTAATTGGAAGCGTACTGCTGGTGTTGGGGACTTCCGTTATTTTTATGGCAGCCATCCGGTATAAAAATGTAAATAAAATGGTAAAACAAGGCCGTTATACGATTCCCAATTATTTAACGTGCTTTATTACCATGGTAGGTCTGATTATAAGCGTAGTGTTAATTTATAATTTATATAAATCTTTCTAA
- the trpB gene encoding tryptophan synthase subunit beta, with protein sequence MREGYFGIYGGRYVPETLIPALSELETAYNDSKGNSDFQSQLKEIQSNYIGRPTPLYYAQRLTKYLGGAKIYLKREDLAHTGAHKINNAVGQALLAKKMGKRRLIAETGAGQHGVATATGAAFFGLDCEIYMGSEDMQRQSLNVFRMRLLGAQVREVSLGSKTLKDAINEALRDWTTNVRDTHYVLGTVFGPHPFPSMVRDFQSVIGQEAKQQILKAEGRLPDYLIACVGGGSNAMGLFNSFLTDRKKKHIEFIGVEAGGLGIETGKHAARFSGGSVGVFQGCKSYLLQDDNGNVLSTHSVSAGLDYASVGPEHAYLHDTEAVQYSYALDSEAMEAFETLSKTEGIIPALESSHAIAEAVKLAPTLSKDTIIIINLSGRGDKDVQQVARIKGIELR encoded by the coding sequence ATGAGAGAAGGATATTTTGGTATTTATGGGGGCAGATATGTTCCGGAGACGTTGATTCCGGCCCTCAGTGAACTTGAGACAGCCTATAACGACTCAAAAGGTAACAGTGATTTCCAAAGCCAATTAAAGGAAATTCAGAGTAACTACATAGGGAGGCCGACTCCTCTGTATTATGCCCAAAGGCTTACTAAATATCTGGGCGGCGCTAAGATATATCTGAAACGTGAAGATTTGGCTCATACCGGCGCCCATAAAATAAATAATGCAGTCGGGCAAGCGCTCCTTGCCAAAAAAATGGGTAAAAGACGTCTCATTGCCGAAACCGGCGCCGGTCAGCACGGTGTTGCCACAGCAACGGGTGCAGCTTTTTTTGGACTTGACTGTGAAATATACATGGGCTCGGAGGACATGCAACGCCAATCACTTAATGTCTTTCGAATGCGCCTTCTGGGGGCTCAGGTCAGGGAGGTCTCTCTGGGCTCTAAAACCCTAAAAGATGCTATCAACGAGGCTCTCAGAGACTGGACTACAAACGTCAGAGATACTCACTATGTGCTGGGCACAGTCTTTGGCCCTCATCCTTTTCCTTCCATGGTACGAGACTTTCAGTCTGTAATCGGGCAGGAGGCGAAACAGCAGATACTTAAGGCCGAGGGGCGCCTTCCAGACTACCTGATAGCCTGTGTCGGCGGGGGAAGTAATGCTATGGGACTTTTCAATTCTTTTTTAACGGACAGAAAGAAAAAACACATAGAATTCATCGGTGTAGAGGCGGGAGGGCTGGGGATTGAGACCGGAAAACATGCGGCACGCTTTTCAGGCGGCTCTGTGGGGGTTTTTCAGGGCTGTAAGAGTTACCTGCTGCAGGATGATAACGGCAATGTCCTCAGCACTCATTCAGTCTCGGCAGGGCTGGACTATGCCTCCGTAGGCCCCGAACACGCCTATCTGCACGATACCGAGGCCGTGCAGTACTCATATGCCCTTGACTCCGAGGCTATGGAGGCCTTTGAAACTTTATCCAAAACCGAGGGAATTATCCCTGCCCTTGAATCGTCCCATGCTATTGCCGAGGCTGTAAAACTTGCTCCCACTTTGTCAAAGGATACCATTATTATAATTAACTTATCGGGCAGAGGCGACAAAGACGTTCAACAGGTTGCAAGAATTAAAGGGATTGAACTCAGATAG
- a CDS encoding CTP synthase: protein MAKYIFLTGGVVSSLGKGIAASATGALLEARGLKVSLQKLDPYINLDPGTLSPFQHGEVYVTEDGTETDLDLGHYERFTHVQSSQKNNYTTGKIYFNVIRKERLGQYLGQTVQVVPHVTDEIKSAIRSLDCDGVDVVIVEIGGTIGDIESLPFLEAIRQIPYDVGRDNTMYFHLTLVPYIGSAGELKSKPTQHSVKELREIGIQPDVLLCRSDRAIPQDMKRKIALHCNIEEDSVISAIDVDTIYEVPLVLHKEGLDTLIERKFKLNTDAPKLDVWHNVVSTIKNPANDVTIALVGKYVGLKDAYKSLMESLIHGGIANDARVDFKWIDSEEIEKHGVEGQLSDVDGILVPGGFGVRGIEGKITAVQYAREKRIPYFGICLGMQCAVIEFARNVCGVAGANSAEFDEHTVEPVIYLMEQWFDFRKGLIEKRSAESEKGGTMRLGGYPCVLEPGSNAHAAYAAAEVTERHRHRYEFNNKYRELFKSRGLRISGLSPDGELVEIVEIGGHPWFVGCQFHPEFKSRPTEPHPLFKAFISAAIREKRSLFPTHGISALDRR, encoded by the coding sequence ATGGCTAAATACATATTCCTGACAGGCGGAGTGGTATCGTCTTTAGGCAAGGGGATAGCCGCCTCGGCAACTGGTGCGCTTTTGGAGGCAAGGGGGTTAAAGGTAAGCCTTCAAAAACTGGACCCTTACATAAACCTTGACCCGGGCACGTTAAGCCCTTTTCAGCACGGCGAGGTGTATGTGACTGAGGACGGAACGGAAACAGACCTCGACCTTGGCCATTACGAGCGGTTTACACATGTTCAGAGCTCTCAGAAAAACAACTACACAACAGGAAAGATATACTTTAATGTTATCCGAAAAGAACGGCTTGGGCAGTACCTGGGCCAAACCGTGCAGGTGGTGCCCCATGTTACGGATGAGATAAAGTCGGCGATACGGTCTCTGGACTGTGACGGTGTGGATGTGGTAATAGTGGAAATCGGGGGCACAATCGGAGACATTGAAAGTTTGCCGTTTCTTGAGGCCATCCGGCAGATTCCCTATGATGTGGGCAGGGACAACACCATGTATTTTCATCTGACCCTTGTGCCCTACATCGGCAGTGCGGGGGAGTTGAAATCAAAACCTACTCAGCACAGCGTAAAAGAGCTTCGTGAGATAGGCATACAGCCAGATGTGCTTCTTTGCCGCTCAGACAGGGCAATTCCACAGGATATGAAAAGAAAAATCGCCCTGCACTGTAACATCGAGGAGGACTCCGTGATAAGTGCCATAGATGTGGACACCATTTATGAGGTTCCGCTGGTGCTTCATAAAGAGGGGCTGGACACTCTGATAGAGCGGAAGTTTAAACTCAACACGGATGCCCCTAAGCTTGATGTATGGCATAATGTTGTAAGCACTATAAAAAACCCTGCCAATGATGTAACAATCGCTTTGGTAGGAAAGTATGTCGGCCTTAAGGATGCTTACAAAAGCCTGATGGAATCGCTAATCCACGGTGGAATTGCAAATGATGCAAGGGTGGATTTTAAATGGATTGATTCTGAGGAGATAGAAAAACATGGGGTGGAGGGGCAGCTTTCCGATGTGGACGGGATACTGGTGCCCGGGGGGTTTGGAGTTAGAGGCATAGAGGGGAAAATAACAGCCGTGCAGTATGCGCGGGAAAAGAGGATTCCATATTTTGGAATATGTCTTGGAATGCAGTGTGCGGTAATAGAGTTTGCAAGAAACGTCTGCGGGGTAGCCGGAGCTAACAGTGCCGAGTTTGACGAGCATACGGTGGAGCCGGTGATTTACCTGATGGAGCAGTGGTTTGATTTCAGGAAGGGTTTGATAGAAAAGCGCTCCGCCGAAAGTGAAAAGGGGGGCACAATGCGCCTTGGCGGTTATCCGTGCGTCCTTGAGCCGGGCTCTAATGCCCATGCCGCCTATGCGGCGGCGGAGGTGACGGAACGCCACCGGCACAGGTATGAGTTTAACAACAAGTACAGGGAGCTTTTTAAATCCAGGGGGTTGCGGATAAGCGGGTTGAGCCCTGACGGGGAATTGGTGGAGATAGTGGAAATAGGGGGGCATCCGTGGTTTGTCGGCTGCCAGTTTCATCCTGAGTTTAAGTCTCGGCCGACTGAGCCTCATCCCCTTTTTAAGGCATTCATATCAGCGGCAATTAGGGAAAAGCGTTCCCTGTTTCCAACACATGGAATAAGCGCCTTAGACAGAAGGTAG